From one Budorcas taxicolor isolate Tak-1 chromosome 21, Takin1.1, whole genome shotgun sequence genomic stretch:
- the LOC128066982 gene encoding myeloid-associated differentiation marker-like, translating into MSLSSGWSLFLRVGQLLSTLVPIWLTSRDTLKVGVINWCLFIWPICFSLTLLGFILELGSLSKPRLPNIQCLLRLYDMFQYHFRLFWDGVLYAFGSYFAVICLSAAVIFGSTCIQFFDPGPARNRAITSTAFSCVAALLYAIEVAWVCRRPSRVSCFWPTFPGVLRRLENYAANIIFAFVCDTDLYLHQPALVWCVAVYSSCFVLGVMNFLMNGCDCDNNKKLPLRFHLLWVQTVLPVFLYVTAAILWPLYQFHEKLGGQPQRSSDMTCTDQLNIFVCIWDQRLAVAILTGINLLVYTADMVYLVREAFVGVSDGRESACNAADSSSLP; encoded by the coding sequence ATGAGCTTGTCCTCAGGCTGGAGCCTCTTCCTCCGCGTGGGGCAGCTGCTCTCCACCCTCGTGCCCATCTGGCTGACCAGTAGGGACACTCTGAAGGTGGGTGTAATCAACTGGTGCCTGTTCATCTGGCCCATCTGCTTCAGCCTGACCCTTCTCGGCTTCATACTGGAGTTGGGCAGTCTCTCCAAACCGCGGTTGCCTAACATCCAGTGCCTCCTCCGCTTGTATGATATGTTCCAGTACCACTTCCGCTTGTTTTGGGATGGCGTTCTCTACGCCTTTGGCTCTTACTTCGCCGTCATCTGCCTCTCAGCTGCCGTCATCTTCGGCTCCACCTGCATCCAGTTCTTTGATCCAGGCCCCGCCCGAAACCGCGCCATCACCAGCACTGCCTTCTCCTGCGTGGCTGCTCTGCTTTACGCCATCGAAGTGGCCTGGGTCTGTCGCCGACCCAGTAGAGTGTCCTGCTTTTGGCCGACCTTCCCAGGTGTGCTCAGGAGGCTGGAGAACTATGCAGCCAACATCATCTTTGCCTTCGTCTGCGACACTGACCTATACCTGCACCAGCCGGCCCTGGTGTGGTGTGTGGCCGTGTACTCCAGCTGCTTCGTCCTGGGGGTCATGAACTTCCTTATGAACGGGTGTGACtgtgacaacaacaaaaagcttcCCCTCCGCTTCCATTTGCTGTGGGTGCAGACTGTGCTCCCTGTCTTCCTCTATGTCACGGCAGCGATCCTCTGGCCCCTCTACCAGTTCCACGAGAAGCTGGGGGGGCAGCCCCAGAGGTCCAGCGATATGACCTGCACTGATCAACTCAACATCTTTGTCTGCATCTGGGACCAACGACTGGCTGTGGCCATCCTGACTGGCATCAACCTGCTGGTTTACACGGCTGACATGGTGTATCTAGTCCGAGAAGCTTTTGTAGGTgtctcagacggtagagaatctgcctgcaatgcggcagactcGAGTTCGCTCCCTTAG